The Lolium perenne isolate Kyuss_39 chromosome 6, Kyuss_2.0, whole genome shotgun sequence genome segment catttgcagataataataaagcggtgtccaagtacaaagcaatccatatgcatgtgttccgtatatagtcgtacgtgctcgcaatgagaaacttgcacaacatgttTTGTCCTACCACTCATGGCagtgcctctagggaatctactggatattaaggtactccttttaatagagtaccggagcaaagcattaacactccgtgaacacatgtgatcctcacatcaccgccttcccctccggttgtcccaatttcggtcactttggggcctcgggttccggacagcgacatgtgtatacaacttgcaggtaagatcataaaacaatgcatatcatgatgaaataataacatgttcagatctgagatcatggcactcgggccctagtgacaagcattaagcataacaagttgcaacaatatcatcaaagtaccaattacgggcactaggcactatgccctaacaatcttatgctattacatgaccaatctcatccaatccctaccatccccttcagcctacagcgggggaattactcacacatggatgggggaaacattgctggtcgatggagaggcgtcggtggtgatgatggcgatgatctcctccaattccccgtcccggcggagtgccagaacggagtttctggtccccgagacggagtttcgcgatgtggcggtgttctggagggtttctggcgacttcgacttcgtgcctcgcgtttttagatcgaaacctttaagtagtccagaggagggcgtcggaggccagccgagggggccacacactagggcggcgcgcccccctcctgggccgcgccggcctggtgtgtggggccctcgggcctccacctggcttgcccttctggctccctgagtcttctggtaaaataggccctttggtataaattccgaggattttcccgaaagttgaatttctgcacaaaaacaagacaccagagcaattctgctgaaaacaacgttagtccgtgttagttgtatccaaaatacacaaattagaggtaaaacaatagcaaaaatgttcgggaaagtagatacgttttggacgtatcaagcctcCATCGTTGGCCACCTTTACACCATCGGGGATGAACCACTTGACTGTGAGAAGGCATTGATTCCGACGAGAAACTCAGAGAAGGGCCTCTAGACTAGAGGTTGGGCAGGACGCCATCGTGGCGCCTCAATAAGCCGCCCTTGCAGCCACAGATCGCGGAGGCAAACTTGTCCTCCGCGTGATGAGCTCATCGATGCAGTAGGATCTAGATTCGCCACCCCGCAAAAGAAGAGGGCGACTTGCAGTTTCGCTTCCTCTCCTCGCAGCCACGACCGACCAGAGGGAGCTTCACCGCGCACGCCTTCTCTCGCAGGTGGATGCGCTAATTTATGGGACTCACTTCTAAGATGAACTCCATCTTCTTCCTCCACGGAGAGAGCAACTCGTCCGCGACCGCTTGGTGCCGCGCCATAGCATCACAGCGGGAGCCTCTCCCCTGCCACCTCTAGATCCGCCCAGAGGTGCTCTCTTCTGCTCCCCCTCGCATCATCACATCGCCGATTAGGAGGTAGCCACTGACCTTATTTGCAGAGATCCCGGACTTGGACCCGCTCGCCGCTCTCTCCGATCGACGGAGCTTGACGCAGATGCAACTCGCTTGCTAGATGCGCCAGATCTGTCCACAGGAACCCGCCACCCTACTCCAAACTACTGGCAGATCGCCAAAACTCCTAAAACTAGTATCTACAAGACGACAGCCTCTCCCTCCTCTCGCTCCGGACGGCGAAGCCACCGGAGGAGAAAGAGGGAGAGGCCCCGGAGTGGCGGAGGGGACTCTCAAACCCTGTCCTTCTCGAGAGCAAGGAGGGGGGAAATGCGAGTCGCCACCAGCCCACCAGGCTCCGAGGTCTCGGAGCGGCGGAGGGGACTCTCAAACCGTGGTCTTCTCGAGAGAGAGGAGGGGGGAAATGAGAGTCGCCACCGGGCTTCAAGTCAAGTCCACGCACGTACGTGCACATCTTCTCTTTTTTAGTAAGGTAAATAAAACTAGATGGATAAGTTGTGATTATTGAGTGCAGGTGCACACACCCCTATCTCCCATGTGGATGCCATGTGCTCAGGTTGTTAACAGTGGTGTCTTCTTTAATCTAGCGGTACATACACTTGTGTGAATTATGGTTGTGACACTCAGAATCGGTCATCTACAGTACTATGCTCAAGCTGCACGCCTACATCACGTAATGTGGATACCTTGTAGCAGCTCATTGGATTAGCTTCCTTCACCGAGCGAGTGTAGGCACTCGCCGGTCAGACTGTCTAATTGGGTGCCGAATCCAGCACTTTTGAAGTCCTCGCCGCCGCCTTTATTTAACGCAATGCAATAACCGGATACATCTTTACTGTATTGGCAATCGATGTAGCTGCTAATTCCTGAATGTCTCCCATTCACAATGCACTACACAAGTCTAACACTAAAAGTAAGATAAAGTAGTAATTTTATATTGACTTTTTTTCTTCTAGAATTCCAACTTTTTTCGTGTTGGTCTTGGTGGTACTATACATCATGGTAAGATCGATGAAGTAAGACATGTAACATGTTACTATAAGCAAGACTACACGTAATGGCACTAGAGGCCATGGATGTTCCTCCCGTGAGTTTTATAGAGGAGGGGTATCATGTTCAATGGAAGGTTGGTGGGCACAACTATTGATGAACCTAGCTAGTTCTTGAAATACTTGTATATAGTTGGATATTGAAGAGGCCCATAAATGTCAATTTAACAgtttatttttcattatatttatCCAGCAAACCTACACATATAGTAGTATGAAAAAACAATTGCCGAGTCGTATCTATACATATGATTTCCATGTTTATACTTTGGAGTACCTAGGATGGTGTTTAATTCCACTGTCCGCAAACACTCCCGGACATGTAGCCACTGTCTACTACAAGCACCCGAGATATTTATTGCCCGAATATGTATACATGCTCCCCAGAAAAATCCGTAGAAAACTTGTGATGTATTGGGATATAGAAAACAACAAATTTCTGACGGTATATAGGAGTTATATACGCTCATTTTTGTCGAGAAATTTGTGTTCTCTGTATTTCCTAAAATATAACGTATTTTTAAACGAAATTTCTTACGCACAATCTTGATGTATATAAAGTTAGGTACGCACTTTTTTCAGACTTTTTGGGCACTGAAAAGTGGGAGTTTCAAATTTTTGAAACTGGCTGTGCTCAAGAGCACTGATGCAAGGAGAATAGAGTTAGATGCTGTTTCAGTTGACCGTGCCATCGAGCCTTCTCGAGAGTTTCTTGGCTGCCAAGTTCCTTGCTGTGCTGTACAACGCGTAGGACTGTACTATACCAGATTAGACAGTAGGCGTGTGAACTGGCTCCAGATGCCCGGGGACGCTACCGTGGCTCGCACGGCTGGCTGCAGCCAGGAATTGTGCCCAGCTCAAACTCCTAGCAAAAAAACTTGAAAATAACTCCAGCTCTTGCGTCGCAGCTCCACAAAAAATACAGAACGACAACGTCGTGACTCGTGACTCGTGACTGGTACAAACTCTCATTTTTTTCCttcaaaacagcaaaacaaaaatGGAAAGTTTTTCGCCGGGCGGGACAGGGACGCCCGTGGGTCGACCGACGCCTATAAAAGGCCAGCGGGAGATGGACCGTGAGGCCCAAAAAACAAGCGAAAAGCCCACGAGAGAAGAGGAAAACCCTACTCGTCCCGTGTGGAGAGAGCCGAGAAGGAGTCGAGCCGCCCGCCGCTTCCGTCGGGGACCAATATAAGCCGCCTTTCTCTCTCCCCACCTCCACCAAACCCTTGTTCTTCGTCTCTCGCCTGCCCACCGCACCCAAAGTCGTTCGATCGAATCCGGGACGGCGATCTCGGGTTCGCTCGCTCAATCCACAGCAACCAAGCCTCCAGATCCGCTCTCCAACCCACCGCTTCAGGTAACCTAACGTCGTCTCGGCTTTTAGAAGATCTATTTGGTCATAGTCGATCGATCTGGGTTTCTGATAGTTAGTTTTGTGTCTCGATCGATCTGGGGTGGTTTAGTCTCGTTCCGGCGCTGGATCTGGCCGGAACCGGCAGGAAAAAGACGGTTTTTTTATGAGGAGCGGCGGGTTGGGTAGGAAATTTCGCGTCTTTTTAGCTGGCCCTGCGACAGAGTGCGTTCGATCTCGAGATTCGTCGATTTGTAGCTTCCGTTTCGAGATTTTGTAGCTAAAAAGAGCGATTTTTTGGTTACTGCGGGAACCGGGGAGCTAGATTTGTATGGTGGTTGGATTAGGGAGTTCGCAAAGCTATTTGTTTTACCTGGATTAGATGCAGGCTAGCCTTTCGACGATTTGCTGATGCTTTCGTTTACATTGAGACTGTTCCTGGCTGGCTGGTAATAGATCTAATAGTGTTTACTCGTGCTGTGAAGCGGCGGACTGTGGGTACTTGCTGCTGCGCTAGATTGGGTAGTAGGTACACTGCTAGTGTGGTTAGTTGTTGCAGATGTGAAGCATAACTAATTTTTTTCTACCTAATAATGGTTGCAATCTCCTCTGGAAGTGCCTTTTTTTGGTCCAACTTGGTTGCTATATTAGCTTGCATCTTGATGATGCCTTAGTCTGTTGCTGACCACATGTCCTGGTTCTTAACAAGTTTCTTTCTTTGTTCAATACAGTCATGGCAGGAATGGCACCAGAGGGTTCCCAGTTTGACGCCAAGCATTATGACACCAAGATGACAGAGCTGCTGTAAGTCATCTCTCTACCAATTTATTTGTCTTCCAATAGCCATCCCATGCTATATGAATGAAGCTCATGCCTTTTGCTCGTGGCAACATGCAGGAGCCAAGGCGACACTGAGGAGTTTTTCACTTCCTACGATGAAGTGCACGAGAGCTTTGATGACATGGGCCTCCAAGAGAACCTTCTCAGAGGCATCTATGCTTATGGTATATACCTAATTCCTGTTCCTTATACCCTATTTCATAACAGCTAAATGTTTGGCCATCTTATATAAATACTTCTGTTTGTAGGTTTTGAGAAGCCATCTGCCATTCAGCAGAGAGGAATCGTCCCCTTCTGCAAGGGACTCGATGTGATCCAGCAAGCTCAGTCTGGAACTGGAAAGACTGCCACCTTCTGCTCTGGAATCCTGCAGCAGCTTGACTATGGCTTGGTCGACTGCCAGGCTCTGGTCCTTGCTCCCACCCGTGAGCTGGCCCAGCAGATCGAGAAGGTCATGCGTGCTCTTGGTGACTACCTAGGTGTCAAGGTGCACGCCTGTGTTGGTGGAACATCTGTTCGTGAAGACCAGAGGATTCTTGCCAGTGGTGTGCACGTTGTTGTTGGCACACCTGGTCGTGTGTTTGACATGCTGCGCAGGCAGTCTCTCCGCCCAGATCACATCAAGATGTTTGTACTGGATGAAGCTGATGAGATGCTTTCACGTGGTTTCAAGGATCAGGTTTGCTTCTTACTCGTACTCATCTGCATTAGTGTTCTCCTTGTGTCTATGCTTGCATAAAAGGTAGATTTTTTTTAATTAACTGAAGTTTCAAACTAATACTTTTCTAACGTTCAATCTACTCATTGAAACACGATCCTAATGTGTAAACTTTTGTATATCATGTTTTCGGTTGCACATGTTCTTTTTTAAATGATACTATGCTCAACCTACTACCTCAGTCCTAAATGTAATATGTTTTGTTAGCCTACCACAACGTCTATACCATAATGTCTTGTATTTGTGTAAGAGGTTAGACTATTTATGTGCTATACAATTGTTGCAACTTGCACAGACTGTTTGAAGTTAATACTATCTGTATCAGTTAGAGTGTTGTTGACATGCATCTTTGTTGATGATCTATTAACGTTCATACACTTATCCCTAACTGTTCATATTATTTTTGCATAGCTTTAACTTGTGGCTTCATCTTCTGCAGATCTATGATATCTTCCAGCTTCTTCCAGGAAAGATTCAGGTTGGGGTGTTCTCTGCTACCATGCCTCCTGAGGCCCTTGAGATCACCCGCAAGTTCATGAACAAGCCTGTGAGGATTCTTGTTAAGAGAGATGAGCTTACCCTTGAGGGTATCAAGCAGTTCTATGTCAATGTTGAGAAGGAAGAGTGGAAGCTGGATACTCTCTGTGACCTGTACGAGACCTTGGCCATTACCCAGAGTGTCATCTTTGTGAACACCCGCCGCAAGGTGGACTGGCTCACTGACAAGATGAGGGGAAGGGACCACACAGTGTCTGCCACACACGGAGACATGGACCAGAACACTAGGGACATCATCATGAGGGAGTTCAGGTCTGGGTCTTCTCGTGTGCTCATCACCACCGACCTGCTGGCTCGTGGTATTGATGTCCAGCAAGTCTCCCTCGTCATCAACTATGACCTGCCGACTCAGCCTGAGAACTACCTCCATCGCATTGGTCGTAGTGGTCGGTTCGGGAGGAAGGGAGTTGCCAT includes the following:
- the LOC127308940 gene encoding eukaryotic initiation factor 4A; this encodes MAGMAPEGSQFDAKHYDTKMTELLSQGDTEEFFTSYDEVHESFDDMGLQENLLRGIYAYGFEKPSAIQQRGIVPFCKGLDVIQQAQSGTGKTATFCSGILQQLDYGLVDCQALVLAPTRELAQQIEKVMRALGDYLGVKVHACVGGTSVREDQRILASGVHVVVGTPGRVFDMLRRQSLRPDHIKMFVLDEADEMLSRGFKDQIYDIFQLLPGKIQVGVFSATMPPEALEITRKFMNKPVRILVKRDELTLEGIKQFYVNVEKEEWKLDTLCDLYETLAITQSVIFVNTRRKVDWLTDKMRGRDHTVSATHGDMDQNTRDIIMREFRSGSSRVLITTDLLARGIDVQQVSLVINYDLPTQPENYLHRIGRSGRFGRKGVAINFVTREDERMLFDIQKFYNVVIEELPANVADLL